A genomic segment from Cryomorphaceae bacterium encodes:
- a CDS encoding nitroreductase family protein — protein MTNEAFISLDHREFSPAEMHQRADAFFELMNRRRSVRAFSTRAIDRAVIDRIIQTASTAPSGAHKQPWTFCVVTNPELRTAIRKQAEHEERISYESRMSDKWLKDLEPLGTDAIKPY, from the coding sequence ATGACCAACGAAGCATTTATCTCTCTTGACCACAGGGAGTTCAGCCCTGCAGAAATGCATCAAAGAGCCGATGCTTTCTTTGAGCTGATGAATCGTCGCCGAAGCGTCCGTGCTTTTTCAACACGAGCAATAGACCGGGCCGTTATTGACCGCATCATTCAAACAGCGTCCACTGCACCATCCGGAGCCCACAAACAACCCTGGACTTTTTGTGTGGTTACCAACCCGGAGCTCCGCACAGCAATAAGAAAACAAGCAGAGCACGAAGAGCGAATCAGCTACGAAAGCAGAATGTCTGACAAATGGCTAAAAGACCTCGAACCACTGGGAACTGATGCCATCAAGCCCTATAT